In the Kaistella sp. 97-N-M2 genome, one interval contains:
- a CDS encoding EVE domain-containing protein, translating to MNYWLVKFAPFRVSWQDILRQGRFEIYGVRNFQAKNNLAKMKLGDWVLFYHSQEEKQIMGILQVSEEAHQDKTTAEKWLSVTFEPIKTLEKPISLSQIKYDAALQNIGLVKQQRLAVMPLAKTEFEKILEKGKSY from the coding sequence ATGAATTATTGGCTTGTAAAATTTGCACCATTCCGTGTTTCCTGGCAAGATATTTTGCGCCAAGGAAGATTTGAAATTTATGGCGTGCGAAATTTTCAAGCAAAAAATAATCTTGCTAAAATGAAATTGGGAGATTGGGTTTTGTTTTATCATAGCCAAGAAGAAAAGCAAATAATGGGCATTTTGCAAGTTTCCGAAGAAGCGCATCAAGACAAAACCACCGCAGAGAAGTGGCTTTCAGTAACCTTTGAACCTATCAAAACTTTAGAAAAACCAATTTCATTATCACAAATAAAATATGACGCCGCGTTGCAAAATATCGGCTTGGTAAAACAGCAAAGATTAGCGGTGATGCCATTAGCAAAGACCGAGTTCGAGAAAATTTTAGAGAAAGGGAAATCATATTAG
- a CDS encoding GIY-YIG nuclease family protein produces the protein MNMVEIVNHFVQTQIPIQELKIFSKLPGIYAFFFIGKNFPLENFEIPQNKIIYIGKTESSQQSRDANTHFKTGKTGSSTVRKSVGALLSQSEEIIPIIRSWTDIEKGRTSHYKFNQNSEERVTKWMVENLAVSFYEYPASKAKINQLETDLIKILKPVLNIDAKNAGNPHLVQIKALRKALGAIVHSTPDQKTPITMKETRVSIAPKIINMNTSSFGKYVPIWTAYLEEMKRALAESSEVISINLDKNLFEQAGNRKNFAFRLDYTEGKVSNNIGGSAVARDLNKVLTSSKIQVGNKTFKMNKEFKLTIE, from the coding sequence ATGAATATGGTAGAAATAGTAAATCATTTTGTACAAACTCAAATTCCAATTCAGGAATTAAAAATATTTTCCAAACTACCTGGTATTTATGCGTTCTTTTTTATTGGTAAAAACTTTCCATTAGAGAATTTTGAAATACCGCAAAACAAAATCATCTACATCGGAAAAACCGAAAGCAGCCAACAATCGCGGGATGCAAACACGCATTTTAAAACCGGAAAAACCGGAAGTTCTACTGTAAGAAAAAGCGTTGGGGCGTTGCTTTCACAATCGGAGGAAATTATTCCGATAATTAGAAGTTGGACAGATATCGAAAAAGGCAGAACAAGCCATTATAAATTTAACCAGAATTCAGAGGAAAGAGTCACAAAATGGATGGTAGAAAATTTAGCTGTTTCTTTTTATGAATATCCGGCTTCAAAAGCAAAAATAAATCAACTCGAAACAGATCTCATTAAAATATTAAAGCCCGTTCTTAACATTGACGCAAAAAATGCAGGCAACCCCCACTTGGTTCAGATTAAAGCATTGCGTAAAGCATTAGGTGCAATCGTCCATTCAACTCCAGATCAAAAAACACCCATAACCATGAAAGAAACGAGAGTAAGTATCGCACCTAAAATTATAAATATGAATACAAGTTCATTTGGCAAGTATGTGCCAATTTGGACTGCCTATTTGGAGGAAATGAAGCGTGCCCTTGCTGAATCTTCAGAAGTTATCTCAATCAATTTAGACAAGAATCTTTTTGAACAGGCAGGGAATAGAAAAAATTTCGCATTTAGATTAGATTACACAGAAGGTAAAGTTTCCAATAACATTGGAGGCAGTGCTGTGGCCCGAGACTTAAACAAAGTGCTGACAAGTAGCAAAATACAGGTTGGCAACAAAACATTTAAGATGAATAAAGAATTTAAACTAACCATAGAATAA
- a CDS encoding DUF6266 family protein, producing the protein MGTIKKGILGGFSGTVGTVVGANWRGMDVIRSRPKSSGGSPTELQLVQRAKFALAIKFQNSLRSMQSRLYGENAGVKSRVNLAASYLLREVVDYVNDEAILRMDKVIVTKGVVTGFQNLAVTGAVAQTLNFTWTDNSSQILAKATDIFCTAVYEEESAEFAITEGPETRIEGTAAVVLPETWAGKTVHVYAFFQTAEQNEACNSVYLGTVVVQ; encoded by the coding sequence ATGGGTACAATTAAAAAAGGAATCCTCGGAGGATTCAGCGGAACCGTAGGTACGGTAGTAGGCGCCAACTGGCGCGGAATGGACGTTATCAGAAGCCGTCCGAAATCATCAGGTGGCAGTCCCACGGAGTTGCAACTCGTGCAGCGCGCGAAGTTTGCCCTGGCGATCAAGTTTCAGAACTCACTGCGCTCCATGCAGAGCCGCCTCTACGGTGAAAATGCGGGCGTGAAGTCGAGAGTCAATCTCGCAGCGAGTTATCTGCTGCGCGAGGTGGTGGACTACGTGAATGACGAGGCCATCCTGCGGATGGACAAAGTGATTGTAACGAAAGGGGTGGTGACGGGCTTTCAGAATCTCGCCGTCACAGGCGCTGTGGCCCAAACCCTGAACTTCACCTGGACGGATAACAGCAGCCAGATTCTGGCAAAAGCTACGGACATTTTCTGTACGGCAGTTTATGAGGAGGAATCGGCGGAGTTTGCGATCACGGAAGGTCCCGAAACACGAATTGAGGGAACCGCTGCTGTAGTTTTGCCGGAAACCTGGGCGGGTAAGACGGTACACGTATATGCGTTTTTCCAGACAGCGGAACAGAACGAAGCGTGCAACTCAGTTTACCTGGGAACGGTGGTGGTGCAGTAA
- a CDS encoding DUF262 domain-containing protein, which translates to MATLFKDVKYNLQGLINDIDMGTIGLPDIQRPFVWADTKVRQLFDSLYKGYPVGYLLFWENANINGV; encoded by the coding sequence ATGGCAACACTTTTCAAAGACGTAAAATATAATTTACAGGGTTTAATAAACGATATTGATATGGGCACGATTGGTCTGCCTGATATTCAGAGACCCTTTGTTTGGGCAGATACAAAAGTTCGCCAATTATTTGACAGTTTATACAAAGGATATCCCGTTGGCTATTTATTATTTTGGGAAAACGCAAATATAAATGGGGTTTAA
- a CDS encoding DUF262 domain-containing protein, with product MGFKSIGTERKQKAAHLLIVDGQQRLTSLYAVIKGQEVIRENYNKTKIIIAFNPLEEKFEIPDAAIRRDPRYFQNITEVWEPNANIIKIINSYTSNLRKSREITDDEELKIQERFMKLKNLESYPFSVLELSQEIDEEQVADVFVRINSQGKTLNQADFILTLMSVFWDEGRTNLEEFCRKARLPSKTEATPFNYIIVPKPDQMLRAAVGLAFRRARLQYIYSILRGKDLETGLFSEERRDTQFDILKVAQGNALDIQNWHEFLKAIIQAGYSNESFISSNNNILYSYVFFLIGRIDYKVDLYNLKKLIARWFFTCSITGRYTGSPETAMEMDLAKLRSVDSAEGFIGTINEIIDSQLTPDFWNVTLPMDMATSSFRSPSLFAYYAALNIHDAYGLFSKLKVGELLQSGLRANKSALERHHLFPKAWLMRNGFAESRDYNQIANFALVEWSDSIAISDKEPKVYLPFYEGRFTNEEMEKMKYWHALPSEWQEMEYKEFLTSRRKMIARVVEHGFKKL from the coding sequence ATGGGGTTTAAGAGTATCGGAACGGAAAGAAAACAAAAAGCTGCACACCTCCTGATTGTAGATGGCCAACAAAGATTAACCTCTTTATATGCTGTCATCAAAGGGCAAGAAGTGATTCGGGAAAATTACAACAAGACCAAAATAATAATTGCTTTTAATCCCCTGGAGGAAAAATTTGAAATTCCCGACGCTGCGATTAGAAGAGATCCCCGTTATTTTCAGAATATTACTGAAGTTTGGGAACCCAATGCAAACATTATTAAAATTATAAATAGTTATACTTCTAATCTTCGAAAATCACGGGAGATTACCGACGACGAAGAACTTAAAATTCAAGAGCGGTTTATGAAACTTAAGAATCTTGAATCTTATCCCTTTTCTGTGTTGGAGCTTTCTCAAGAAATTGACGAAGAGCAGGTTGCTGATGTCTTTGTGCGTATAAATTCACAAGGCAAAACATTAAACCAGGCAGATTTTATTTTAACTTTAATGAGCGTTTTTTGGGATGAAGGCCGAACAAACCTGGAGGAGTTTTGTAGGAAAGCTCGCCTGCCCTCAAAAACGGAGGCTACTCCTTTTAATTACATCATTGTTCCTAAGCCGGATCAAATGCTGCGCGCTGCAGTTGGTCTTGCTTTTAGAAGGGCAAGATTACAATATATCTACAGCATATTGCGTGGAAAAGATTTAGAAACCGGTCTTTTTAGCGAAGAACGCAGAGATACTCAATTCGATATATTGAAAGTTGCACAAGGGAACGCTTTAGATATTCAGAACTGGCATGAGTTCCTGAAAGCTATCATTCAAGCAGGTTATAGTAATGAAAGTTTTATCAGCTCGAATAATAATATTTTGTATTCCTATGTTTTTTTTCTCATTGGCAGAATTGATTACAAGGTCGATCTGTACAATTTGAAAAAATTGATCGCACGCTGGTTTTTTACGTGTTCCATTACCGGCCGTTACACAGGTTCTCCCGAGACCGCAATGGAGATGGATCTCGCTAAGTTACGGTCCGTAGATAGCGCTGAAGGTTTCATTGGTACGATCAATGAGATCATCGATTCGCAATTGACCCCCGATTTCTGGAATGTTACTTTACCGATGGATATGGCGACATCCTCTTTCCGATCACCTTCTTTATTTGCCTATTATGCTGCCCTGAACATTCACGATGCGTATGGCTTGTTTTCTAAACTGAAAGTGGGTGAACTTCTACAATCAGGACTTCGCGCAAATAAATCTGCGCTTGAAAGACATCATCTTTTTCCGAAAGCCTGGTTGATGAGAAATGGTTTCGCTGAAAGCAGAGACTATAATCAAATTGCCAATTTCGCCTTAGTAGAATGGAGTGATAGTATTGCCATCAGTGACAAGGAACCAAAGGTCTATCTACCATTTTACGAGGGAAGGTTTACTAACGAGGAAATGGAAAAAATGAAATATTGGCATGCCTTACCTAGTGAATGGCAGGAGATGGAATATAAAGAATTTCTAACTTCCAGGCGGAAAATGATTGCAAGAGTTGTAGAGCATGGATTTAAAAAACTATAG
- a CDS encoding BREX-1 system adenine-specific DNA-methyltransferase PglX, with product MSSLQFFDKEDFYQSGVQLFSELKIPLKGAEDQIYKPTDVLGAIYSTVNPAHLLIDEIYILGLVDDEAFENITEEKLSLEQIAKIPSDYPGLLIIGVKLNDRINALLPSRSQLAEITRALNRSFDSTPVTVLFQYGDYIALANAERLQFKLKSKDGEKAGKVTMLKDISIENTKAAHLKIIFGDKNSAGLKISSNVETFGELYKYWQKQFTVQSLNDQFYRDLQSWFYYAASHIVLPYKPDFVDEKENVKNFLVRLLSRTIFCWFIKEKGLISKELLELKDWKGNYFPITFDSESPNFLISNSYYRGILQNIFFFALNVKDKDKSKFKYKKYLPIDFDFSALMNIPYLNGGIFDQLPEDNAKDTIEDSVIKIPNYLFYGKDELQQQSKGKGKNAQETLQNVHHKGLNEILSEYKFTLAENTPFEEDIALDPEMLGLVFENLLAELDPNLEESTKKSIRNLTGSYYTPRKIIHEMVNDSLNIYLCNYLDQNAKSLSNIKDQVSDLVYYGNVSREKDFNNAIVDALDQYKFLDPACGSGAFPLVALHRMTDILKLVDPDNKVWVKLKLKKVDAPQKQEFEKILTQHLDDYGRKLGIIRDSIYGIDIQPMAVQITKLRFFISLLIDQTDGAEITPMPNIETKIICADSLKNVKPDLFSAQAIKDLKLARNNYYQPANTKEEKERIGNEIVDILDSAFPDFATKVTGKEASVRNKALLKDWLEHGTIAAPFFNLDFFFPEIVDHGGFDCVMGNPPYGGFKIEEEVRQNLNIVSKDPYGAFVARFINSGDHHQTPLKEGGVLAYIISDTFMTIKSHYNLRKHLMSHKVHKMLRVHPDTFRATVNTAIILVEKLPLKSAITDHVCLMADLTNISIHDNYDHFMEILAQTRGTDFALNQNISTTEFGIYFYPQSLIKTNSNLPFFVATPKLFRLMNDGNDKSNVPKSIEKQIGQEKVRARIIELNGKKAEVVKLGFVEKVGKGMDSKINYVYRASANVPVIRTTYEIVDKNKIRSNSAINSLNLKEQLEGVDGNDFVIPFNKGGSSDSGGGWLPNYFVPIEYYIDWSKKAVDEHYHRNKDLYFLKGLTYSFRGEYSPTFRLKNIGPFDANSSFISSVHFNENYLIGILSSKFIRFLFNAMIQHTVASDIDKIKEIPIIISKENFLEKLILIIINKQKKENRYDYASHEQIEIDQLVYDAYSLNAEDVEEVENWYARRYPKLSAAQKSNLRALGKSDDYLELYGLRK from the coding sequence ATGAGTTCACTTCAATTTTTTGATAAAGAAGATTTTTATCAATCTGGCGTACAATTATTTTCAGAATTAAAAATCCCTTTAAAAGGTGCAGAAGATCAAATTTATAAACCCACTGATGTTCTGGGTGCAATTTATAGCACCGTAAATCCAGCGCATTTATTGATAGATGAAATTTATATTTTGGGATTGGTGGATGATGAAGCCTTTGAAAATATAACTGAAGAAAAATTATCTTTAGAACAAATCGCCAAAATTCCGTCAGATTATCCGGGATTATTAATAATTGGGGTAAAACTTAATGATAGAATCAATGCGCTTCTTCCATCTAGATCGCAATTGGCGGAAATTACAAGAGCGCTGAACCGTTCTTTTGATTCTACACCTGTTACCGTTCTCTTTCAATATGGAGATTACATTGCTTTGGCAAATGCGGAAAGGCTGCAATTTAAACTAAAATCTAAAGACGGCGAAAAGGCAGGAAAAGTTACGATGCTGAAAGATATTTCTATTGAAAACACAAAAGCAGCACATCTGAAAATTATCTTTGGTGATAAAAATAGTGCGGGACTGAAAATTAGCAGTAATGTAGAAACCTTCGGTGAACTTTATAAATACTGGCAAAAGCAATTTACCGTTCAATCTTTGAACGATCAGTTTTATAGAGATTTGCAAAGTTGGTTCTATTATGCCGCCAGTCATATTGTTCTTCCTTACAAACCTGATTTTGTTGATGAAAAGGAAAATGTAAAAAACTTTTTGGTAAGATTACTTTCACGAACTATCTTCTGCTGGTTCATCAAAGAAAAAGGCTTGATCAGCAAAGAATTATTAGAACTGAAGGATTGGAAAGGCAATTATTTCCCAATTACTTTTGATAGTGAATCGCCCAATTTTCTTATCAGCAATTCCTATTACCGAGGTATTCTGCAAAATATTTTCTTTTTTGCATTAAATGTGAAAGATAAAGACAAAAGCAAATTTAAATACAAAAAATACCTTCCAATAGATTTTGATTTTTCTGCGCTGATGAATATTCCTTATCTCAATGGTGGAATTTTCGATCAATTGCCAGAGGATAATGCCAAAGATACGATTGAAGACAGCGTTATAAAAATTCCCAATTATCTTTTTTACGGTAAAGACGAATTGCAACAGCAGTCTAAAGGAAAAGGAAAAAATGCACAGGAAACTCTGCAAAATGTCCATCACAAAGGTCTAAATGAAATTCTATCTGAATATAAATTTACACTAGCTGAAAACACACCTTTTGAAGAAGACATCGCTTTAGATCCCGAAATGCTCGGTTTAGTTTTTGAAAATCTCTTGGCAGAATTAGATCCCAATTTAGAAGAAAGTACCAAAAAAAGTATTAGAAATCTCACGGGAAGTTACTACACGCCAAGAAAGATCATTCACGAAATGGTGAATGATAGTCTGAATATTTATTTGTGTAATTATTTAGACCAAAACGCTAAATCTCTATCAAACATTAAAGATCAAGTTTCAGACTTGGTGTATTACGGAAATGTGAGCAGGGAAAAAGATTTTAATAATGCCATTGTAGATGCTTTAGATCAGTACAAATTTCTCGATCCTGCGTGCGGTTCTGGTGCTTTTCCTTTGGTGGCTTTGCATAGAATGACGGATATTTTAAAATTGGTAGATCCCGATAATAAAGTTTGGGTGAAATTGAAATTAAAAAAAGTAGATGCGCCACAAAAGCAAGAATTTGAAAAAATCCTTACCCAACATTTAGATGATTATGGCAGAAAATTAGGCATTATTCGCGATAGTATTTATGGTATCGACATCCAACCGATGGCGGTGCAAATTACCAAATTGCGGTTTTTTATTTCATTGTTAATAGACCAAACAGATGGCGCAGAAATTACACCAATGCCAAACATAGAAACCAAAATAATTTGTGCGGATTCCCTAAAAAATGTTAAGCCAGACCTTTTTAGCGCACAAGCCATTAAAGATTTAAAATTGGCAAGAAACAATTATTACCAACCTGCAAATACCAAAGAAGAAAAAGAAAGAATAGGTAATGAGATTGTAGATATTTTAGATTCTGCTTTCCCAGATTTTGCTACTAAAGTTACTGGTAAAGAAGCATCTGTCCGAAATAAAGCCTTGCTTAAAGATTGGCTTGAACATGGGACAATTGCCGCGCCGTTCTTTAATCTTGATTTTTTCTTTCCAGAAATTGTAGATCACGGCGGTTTTGATTGTGTGATGGGAAATCCGCCTTACGGTGGTTTTAAAATAGAAGAAGAAGTGCGACAAAACCTAAATATTGTGAGTAAAGATCCTTACGGTGCTTTTGTTGCAAGATTTATAAATTCTGGCGACCACCACCAAACACCTTTGAAAGAGGGCGGCGTTTTGGCTTACATTATTAGCGATACTTTTATGACTATTAAAAGTCATTATAACCTGCGAAAACATCTGATGAGCCACAAAGTGCACAAAATGTTGCGAGTGCATCCCGATACTTTTAGGGCAACGGTAAACACCGCCATTATTTTGGTGGAAAAATTGCCTTTGAAATCTGCAATTACCGACCACGTTTGCTTAATGGCAGATCTCACCAATATTTCTATACACGACAATTACGACCATTTTATGGAAATTTTGGCGCAGACACGCGGGACAGATTTTGCCTTGAACCAAAATATTAGCACAACAGAATTTGGTATTTATTTTTATCCTCAAAGTTTAATAAAAACCAACAGCAATTTGCCTTTTTTTGTGGCTACCCCAAAACTTTTTAGGTTAATGAACGATGGCAATGACAAAAGCAATGTGCCAAAATCCATAGAAAAGCAAATAGGACAAGAAAAAGTGCGCGCCAGAATTATAGAATTAAATGGTAAAAAAGCGGAAGTGGTGAAGTTGGGTTTTGTTGAAAAAGTTGGTAAAGGAATGGACAGTAAAATAAATTATGTTTATAGAGCGAGTGCAAATGTTCCAGTAATTAGAACTACTTATGAAATTGTAGATAAAAATAAAATACGAAGTAATTCGGCAATAAATAGTTTGAATTTAAAAGAACAGTTAGAGGGTGTTGATGGAAATGATTTTGTTATTCCATTTAATAAAGGAGGAAGTTCTGATAGTGGTGGTGGTTGGTTACCTAACTATTTTGTGCCAATAGAATATTATATTGATTGGTCTAAAAAAGCAGTTGATGAACATTATCATAGAAATAAAGACTTATATTTTTTAAAAGGTTTAACTTATTCATTTAGAGGAGAGTATTCACCAACTTTCAGATTAAAAAATATTGGACCTTTTGACGCAAATAGTTCATTTATAAGTTCTGTACATTTTAATGAAAATTATTTGATAGGAATTTTATCCTCAAAATTTATTAGATTTTTATTTAATGCGATGATTCAGCATACAGTTGCTTCAGACATTGATAAAATTAAAGAAATTCCAATAATTATTAGCAAGGAAAATTTTTTAGAAAAATTAATTCTTATCATTATTAATAAGCAGAAAAAAGAAAATCGCTATGATTATGCAAGTCACGAGCAAATAGAAATAGACCAATTGGTTTATGACGCTTATAGTTTAAATGCCGAAGATGTAGAAGAAGTAGAAAACTGGTATGCCAGAAGATATCCTAAACTTTCAGCGGCACAAAAAAGCAACCTACGTGCTTTGGGGAAAAGTGATGATTATTTGGAGTTGTATGGTTTAAGAAAATAA
- a CDS encoding helicase-related protein codes for MQLSISKQYPQNFNMLIDNHSTDKKVHHWIEKYTSEGDFSIVTGYFTIGALVYFSKFSRQKIKDYKFILGDITQRDSNLVKSLDLLNADLSIEKALSLKKLAMEAVDFLKLDNVSVKTLEPNFCHAKLYLFKGDDEDPQKDFYVTGSSNLTEAGIGLKDSHNIELNVANSGFDRQFKDLEIWFKDLWSNKKAFDEKIIINVGGKESKIPFKQYLIEEISKLFQDYVPKDIYYKILFELFSQDILIDIDNPEFAKKIGRLENTEIYQSLYEFQKKGAISLIKKLDKYDGAILADAVGLGKTWSALAVMKYYQNAGREIVLFCPKKLENNWRKYKKDQDSRFERDELEYYIRYHTDLVETLMGKDEYLKERRNTNFDNKKPKLFVIDESHNLRNDKSNRFIYLLEEMIKKNEDIKVLLLSATPINNSFKDVRNQVKLISKDVNDAFDESLDVKNLHGLFSTASRHFNDWQKKDKSPVKELVSKMDDSFFRLTDALLVARTRKMIVGQQNDLFFPQKHRPDNRYVTPKVMEDVDNLEDLLKLFPPMLCGYQPIRYTMTAKEKEIRTKKINKGNREVDILEDEVQRDMFLVKMMYILLLKRLESSWFSFESTVSKILNHHQNALNKVELFKINKDEKLAEGFKLNDFDEEDFEDLTLGKREISITEIFKSGNLEMFERDLKRDIKAMNKMAEGMKVFSESIEDELGTENKKNSADTKLENLISVIETKRDSKNNGGNPKVLIFTSYTDTANYLYKHLNHRGFKNVAMVSGAGAKINGEDEIIKRFEPVLERFAPFTKLFMERKWDHFQPESKSLDKQFKEWKKWVSGIDDQVADQLKNPIDILIATDTLSEGQNLQDCDMVINYDIHWNPVRTIQRVGRIDRLGSPNKEIFTVNFWPAENLNEYLNLQSRIEKRMMAMKLMGSEDIKDFTDHYADMSIDEELETRHTDRMLEQMQNSVDDLDGEKSFGFDDLSLETFRQDLASELNERREHYENLPNAIFSGVKHQSLDILKDGRGLISLLGSPPKNPKDKLPYKSLRLIHIDEDGAELLLNDKEILQYLNAVKDEERYGCKKLDIGDKAEVRKYSDALAKWFENQTTETEINADGTQSKTAGKESISFLEKLKKGKKEAMSAMRSNEKISEKYKHENWDLIAWLTVN; via the coding sequence TTGCAATTAAGTATTTCTAAACAATACCCACAAAACTTTAACATGCTCATAGACAACCATTCAACCGATAAAAAAGTTCATCACTGGATAGAAAAGTACACTTCTGAAGGAGATTTTTCAATAGTTACTGGTTATTTTACAATAGGCGCATTGGTCTATTTCTCAAAATTTTCCAGACAGAAGATAAAAGATTACAAATTTATTTTAGGAGATATCACACAACGCGATTCAAATCTTGTTAAATCTTTGGATTTATTAAATGCAGATTTGAGTATTGAGAAGGCTTTATCATTAAAGAAGTTGGCAATGGAAGCGGTAGATTTTTTAAAATTAGACAACGTTTCAGTTAAAACTTTAGAACCAAATTTTTGTCATGCTAAACTCTATTTGTTTAAGGGTGACGATGAAGATCCGCAAAAAGATTTTTATGTTACAGGAAGTTCAAATCTTACGGAAGCTGGAATTGGTTTAAAAGATTCTCATAATATAGAACTTAATGTTGCGAATTCAGGTTTTGACAGACAGTTTAAAGATTTAGAAATTTGGTTTAAAGATTTGTGGAGTAACAAAAAAGCGTTTGATGAAAAAATTATTATCAATGTCGGCGGAAAGGAAAGTAAAATTCCTTTTAAGCAATATTTAATTGAAGAGATTTCAAAATTATTTCAAGATTACGTACCAAAGGATATCTACTATAAAATCCTTTTCGAACTTTTTTCACAGGATATTTTGATAGATATTGATAATCCTGAATTCGCGAAGAAAATTGGAAGATTAGAAAACACAGAAATTTATCAATCACTCTATGAATTCCAGAAAAAAGGTGCTATCAGTTTAATTAAAAAATTAGATAAGTATGATGGGGCTATTTTAGCGGACGCAGTAGGTTTAGGTAAAACATGGTCTGCTTTAGCTGTAATGAAATACTATCAAAATGCCGGGCGAGAAATTGTTTTGTTTTGTCCAAAAAAATTAGAAAATAACTGGCGAAAATATAAGAAAGATCAAGATTCCCGATTTGAAAGAGATGAATTAGAATATTATATCCGCTATCATACAGATTTAGTAGAAACTTTAATGGGTAAGGATGAATACCTAAAAGAAAGACGTAACACAAACTTTGATAATAAAAAACCAAAATTATTTGTAATCGACGAAAGCCATAATCTTCGGAATGATAAATCTAATCGGTTTATTTATTTACTAGAAGAAATGATCAAAAAAAATGAAGATATTAAAGTGCTGCTGCTTTCTGCAACGCCTATCAATAATTCCTTCAAAGATGTGCGGAACCAGGTAAAACTAATTTCAAAAGATGTTAACGATGCTTTTGACGAATCTTTGGATGTGAAAAATCTACACGGTTTATTCAGTACCGCTTCACGACATTTTAATGACTGGCAGAAAAAAGATAAAAGTCCTGTGAAAGAACTAGTTTCCAAAATGGACGATTCTTTTTTCCGGTTAACAGATGCTTTGCTCGTCGCAAGAACCAGGAAAATGATCGTCGGTCAACAAAACGATCTGTTTTTTCCACAAAAACATAGACCTGACAATAGATACGTGACGCCAAAGGTGATGGAAGATGTTGACAATCTTGAAGATTTACTTAAACTTTTCCCACCTATGCTTTGTGGTTACCAACCCATCCGATATACGATGACTGCAAAAGAAAAAGAAATTCGGACTAAAAAAATTAATAAAGGCAATAGAGAGGTTGATATTTTAGAGGACGAGGTGCAGCGTGACATGTTTTTGGTAAAAATGATGTACATTCTTTTGCTGAAAAGATTAGAATCTTCGTGGTTTTCATTTGAGTCTACCGTTAGTAAAATTTTAAATCACCATCAAAACGCTTTAAATAAAGTGGAATTATTTAAAATTAATAAAGATGAAAAATTAGCGGAAGGATTTAAGTTGAATGATTTTGATGAAGAGGATTTTGAAGATTTAACTTTAGGAAAAAGAGAAATTAGTATTACAGAAATCTTTAAATCCGGGAATTTAGAAATGTTCGAAAGAGATTTAAAACGGGACATTAAAGCCATGAATAAAATGGCTGAGGGAATGAAAGTTTTCTCTGAATCGATTGAAGATGAACTGGGAACGGAAAATAAAAAAAATAGTGCCGACACCAAATTAGAAAATTTAATTTCTGTAATTGAAACTAAAAGAGATTCCAAAAATAATGGCGGCAATCCAAAAGTTTTAATCTTTACTTCATATACGGATACAGCAAATTATTTATACAAACATCTCAATCACCGCGGTTTTAAAAATGTTGCAATGGTTTCTGGCGCAGGAGCAAAAATTAATGGAGAGGATGAAATTATTAAAAGATTCGAACCTGTACTCGAACGTTTTGCGCCATTTACAAAGTTGTTTATGGAGAGAAAATGGGATCATTTTCAACCGGAAAGCAAATCTTTAGACAAGCAATTTAAAGAATGGAAAAAATGGGTTTCTGGAATAGATGATCAGGTAGCAGATCAGTTGAAAAATCCTATTGACATTTTAATTGCTACAGACACCTTAAGCGAAGGACAAAATTTGCAGGATTGTGATATGGTCATCAATTATGACATCCATTGGAATCCTGTGAGAACCATTCAAAGAGTTGGTAGAATTGATAGATTGGGTTCGCCAAACAAAGAGATTTTTACCGTAAACTTCTGGCCTGCAGAAAATTTAAATGAGTATCTCAATCTTCAAAGCCGTATCGAAAAACGGATGATGGCCATGAAACTAATGGGTTCAGAAGATATCAAAGATTTTACAGATCATTATGCTGACATGAGCATTGACGAAGAATTGGAAACCCGTCACACAGACAGAATGCTGGAACAGATGCAAAACAGTGTAGATGATCTGGATGGAGAAAAATCATTTGGCTTTGATGATCTTTCTTTGGAAACCTTTCGCCAGGATCTCGCTTCAGAATTAAATGAAAGACGCGAACATTATGAAAATTTACCGAATGCTATATTTTCAGGTGTAAAGCATCAATCTTTAGACATTTTGAAAGATGGAAGAGGACTCATTTCTCTTTTAGGTTCGCCCCCAAAAAATCCAAAAGACAAGTTGCCCTACAAAAGTTTACGATTGATTCATATCGATGAAGATGGTGCCGAACTGTTATTAAATGATAAGGAGATTCTCCAATATCTTAATGCGGTGAAGGATGAGGAAAGATATGGCTGTAAAAAATTAGATATCGGCGATAAAGCCGAAGTCAGAAAATACAGCGATGCCTTGGCAAAATGGTTTGAAAACCAAACTACAGAAACAGAAATAAATGCAGATGGAACACAATCTAAAACTGCAGGTAAAGAAAGTATTTCCTTTCTAGAAAAATTGAAAAAAGGTAAAAAAGAGGCAATGTCTGCGATGAGAAGTAATGAAAAAATCAGTGAGAAATACAAGCATGAAAATTGGGATTTAATTGCTTGGTTAACTGTAAACTAA